In Metopolophium dirhodum isolate CAU chromosome 9, ASM1992520v1, whole genome shotgun sequence, the genomic window taataatttttctcgaCGAGGGGTAGAAAATAATTCGTTCAGTGCTTGGTAATTGGTTGATATCGACGTTTTAACGATTTGATCCCCCATCATTACGCTCGGGCCTGATATCCTATActcctatatctatatatagatgaattaattaatttaaaaatatatttcatcagCAGCAGCTGCTGCTGCCGCCGCGGCATAGACCTATTAACTACTTTATAGGTAGGTCCATGTGCCGCAGCCCGCAGGCTATTATATGTGGATATACCGTAGCACGGTGTACGGTAGTAAATTATCGTAGCATTTGGCCAGCCCGTGCGGTCGATGACGTCGGCCGTGTGTTAAAACCCGCTGCCTCCCTATATCGGCTGACAGTATAAAAGGAGTCGCAGCACATGGTGAAACTTGGGTTCTTTCGCACGAGAAACCCCACACGTCCGGCCGTCCTGCACTACTGCTGCAGCTGTCGTGGTCGTGTTGCTTCGTCCGTTAGCTTTTCAACGCTGAATTAAAATAGTATCTCTTCCCCGTGCTCGCCGCCGCAATCCGTACACGACACggcaaaacaattaaatacaatcTTAGACTGACGGACGTTACTGTTTCCATTGGCCCTTCAAACATGTCGTTATCCCAATCGTCCGTGGTAAGTAATACTTCTTACTCAATATGTGTGGGCATGTCGCTcgcaataatttacaataatattatattataattgccgTCGAGTGATGCGCGCCGATCAACCGACACTTGACCATGGTCTAAACCGTATTTTTTGTAAAAGGCAAAACGATGTATTGCCACATATGCACTGTGTCACACTCGAATTTcggtcacataataataataaatatgataataacggATTGAGcgtttattatgttaattagtTTTGGCGTCGGGCGGTCGTAGGTTAATAGGTAATAGAGTAAAAAGAGTTACACTCTTCACGGCTAGCAAAACACTGACCATTACCACACTTCCATATGGTGGTGATTTAGTCATTATACTAGGCAAATTTGTGACTCACATCTAAAGGTTAATTTTGTAggtcattaaatttaattatttatacattagtaCTTAGTCATTTTTCTATGATGCCcctttaagtaggtacctacattttttaatgatcattgttattaagtattatgttaTTCTGTGATTATGAGACCTACAACTACTTTACTAtggtgtctataaattataatatgagcgATGAgccattataaaatgtttaggatttattttaattttaatttccctagcccttattttcaataatcgtgtaattattattagtagatatgttatatgtacctatatcccattaaaatgttaatattataagtaaagccgtaaatgtattcaaattaaaaaatctaaacatttatattcaaaaataataaaaacaataaaaaatgtattgaatgtacttgggatttttttaaatatatagttaaaattttactCAAGTTCAAGTACCTATAACCAGAGGTATAATTGATTACCCAActatatttctttaataataatttgtaatatggGTAAGTTGTCATTACATGAATAATCTAACACGAAAAAACAGTATAAATAATTGCAATACTTTATCAtactttttatgttaattatgtacatacttttattttattttttactttgtagacaaagtaaaatacataaatgtataataagtttctaatttgtaaatatataacacatttttgaaGTGCTAAAAATGGATAcaattgtttgaaatattataatattttctcagATTCTATTAGCATATTAATatctacctacattttttttagttcaccAAACATTTACAATTCTAATAAGGttattgattttgatttatatatttatctgttaagcttattatttatttagctcattttttattacctaattcaattcattttgatttataatcaaCAAGGCACAGattatatataacttttataatatttgatctaATTTTATGTAATCTGTGATGACAGTTTgagataacaaaattaaaattcttttgctatttttactaagtttattatacttaattcattattatagaataaattaatattacctacctattttaaatttgaaagttaattgtatatctataaaagttgttctttttaaaatagATGTATGAAATGTGTTACAACTAATATTGcgaactattatttttatacacacaagGATACCACTTTATTTTACTTTGCCTGAAAAtatgtctatttttttttattattcttaattaacATTCTCTTATCTCGACCAACGAGATTGgccattagttacaattttgtgtatattttaaccaCAGCATATTACCATATCCATAGGtagatgttttaattattaaaaattaattgtttgtataatcatttaagtaaataatcgttttttattttagatgaaATTATACCAATCGGTAATTGAAGATACAATAAATAGCTCTCGAGAATTTTTTGCGGAAGAAGGTATTGACGATCAAATTTTATTGGAATTACGTCAATCATGGGAATCTAAAGTAATGGCCAGTAAAGCAGTTGATGCACCACCTCCTCAAGAAGTTGCTCAACTTCCTAAAACTGTTACCTCAACTGTTGTTAAACAAACTAAAAGTCAATATGCTCCTACAATAGTCAGTaagtattttttcttaaatcattaataaatattctttctaaatgtttttagatttaggtgtttttttttttttttcaaaaacgacgGGACGGCGTGATAGAAGGGGGGAGTCCAATGACCTAGTTCAAAAGATTTAGgtgttatagtttttttttatatcttcaatcattatttttagataactCTGTTCAGCAATTAAAAATGgtccaacaacaaaaaatacaacaacaacaacagcagcaacatCAGCAACCACTTCAGccacagcagcagcaacaactaCCACAGCAGCAACAACTAccacagcagcagcaacagaagcagcaacagcagcagcagcagttgCAGCTGCAGAAGCAGCCACAGCAACAACagctacaacaacaacaactacaaCAGCAACAGAACACTTTGGTTTTACCTGCAGATTATGCAAACAAATATGTGCCTATTCAAATAACTTTACCAGCTCAGACAGGTTCCCAAGAAACGGGTTCTAGAATTCTTTCCATTCAAGTTCCAAGTTCTGCCATACAAGGTTGgttgtatatttatgttaaaatattctttctaatattttaaatgctgtTACTAattcttgttttaaatgtttgtaggAAATATGCTACAGAGTATACTTAGTGGTCCAGTAATCACTAATAGTATGGCAATGGCTACTCCGTTAGCTACATCTTTTTTACAACAGCATGTCAATAGTGTTCTTGCTGCTCAATCAATGTCAAGTAATCTAttaattaagaattttttttgtcataatcttatatgtatttttataattattaggtgtTCAAACTGTTGTTCAACCAGAATTTTTATCAGATGTCCGAACTacacaacaacagcaacagcaacaacagcaacttcaacaaaataatcaatCCTTTATTAGTGGGAATGTAACTGGTGGTGTTAAAAGAACTATTGCACAGATAGACGGAGCTAATGATTCTTCAACTTcagatgatgacgatgatgatgacgatgatatAGATGATGATATTGGTGataacgacgacgatgatgatgaagACGATGACAAAGATCAGAATAGTGCTTCTGATGctgtaagtataaataaataaattagaactCAATAGCTGAAAACTATTGAAGTATCAGTTTAATAAATTAgactttttattttgaataaattatgaataaaaggcttttgaaactattatatgaaaattaacaatgtttaattatgtatattgggTATTAATGTGTTTGAGTTAAATCATTgaaagaaatttatattatcattcataattttaaatttaatataaattaaaatgagatAAATGTTTGATTTAGTACATTGATCATGTACTTAATATGATAGTTATGCACTATGTATAGTATTAGTTTATTGATAAAGCTATCTTGTACATggcatacctactatttttttttttttttatatattgatcTTTTGTACAATCAATAATGCATTGTACTTTAAATACAATAgcagttttaaataattgtttcttttagtaaaatatattaaatcattactGTAATATATGTTGATagtcttatattttaaatgtacaagtatattttgttttgtaggaGCCATTAAATTCTGGTGATGATGTAAGTGACATTGACAATGGTGAAttatttgaaactgaaaatgttattgtttgcCAATATGATaaggtaaatattatgataaatgtattaaaggGATCGGTGGCTACagttattaagaggacgttatacctgcatgtgttgtctctgtcttacaactgtgtaacatagcaaattgtatgctcagcaaaacacgtgtagctacgttaattcaaaaattagagtgatttgacctcttttaaaatctaaaaggtaagattattatctaggcaacctcatgggctttttagtatattttaattttaaagcgagttatgagtattttaagatgtattaaaaatttacaattttaaaatactcataactcgcgttaaaattaaaatataataaaaaacccacgaggttgcctagataataatcttacctttagattttataagaggtcaattcgctctaatttttatactaacggagctacacgtgttctgctgagcgtataatttgctatgttacgcacttgtaagacgaagacaacacatgcgggtataacgtcctctttaAGCCAAAACATACTAATCTTTTGTCCATCATACTGATTGACTTCGTAATGcgataatactattttaaaactgatttgaatttgttattatatctaCTTGAAAGTAGTCAGTCAGCTTTTCCCCCCAACAACTCTGAatttagtttgaatattttgaaattttctaatttttaagtgttaattatttgggtattaaattagacattttaaaatttggacTGGccaatctcaagtagacattatAACAAATTCAACTGATATGTAATCGCATTATTAGGTTGGTCAGTAGGATGTACAAAAAGTACACACAAATGAGCATAAATTGTTTACTGTTAATGCGCTCAATACTAAGGCAGTGACTTGGACATGCTTGTGTGGGGGTGTTCCGCTATTTGTTTTTTACACAGTTGCACACACTAACGGTCACTTATTAtgcaaacatttacaaaaaccgCATGCCTGCAATTTGAAAATTGCCTATGTTGAACTTCATAATAACTGTCTGCAACCGATCTccttatagttaaaaataatatacaatcaagAATAATTTTCCCCAAATTAAATGtgattttgtttgtatttattgtttaaactaCAATTTTTCATCCAGAAATTAACAAATGAAGTgagcataatatgtttttgtttgttattgtaGATTACTCGTAGCAGGAATAAATggaaactttattttaaagacggtataatgagtttaaatGGGTATGACTATGTCTTCCAAAAAGCAACTGGTGATGCTGAGTGGTAACAGgtgatatattttgtgttatagtTACAAAGGATGTTAAGTGTTCTGTATGAAttgattttatgtattaaatgaaTTGTTCTCAAGTCttctttaatgtttaaaaagactagatttttaagtaaattcccaaataattaaatgttgacctatgtacatacaattatgtcatattaatttttgaacatgtggaggtattatatattaacaatcAATAAAGCTCCCTATCAATTTAGTTTGGATAATagcatgtaatatatttatattttgaattatttagtcatttattggtaatatcactaatatgtatatatttattgtttaaaatatggaCAAATAGCCCAATAgtaaacaattacaatattattatttataaaatcttcaATTAACATCAAGaaagaaagtaaaaataattaagaatgaATAGCATTAAGAACATCAGAAAGACGGTTTTACATTAATAATCGGCACCACCCTTACTATACTGATCAGCAGCATAGTTAGTGGTGAATACAACTGGTACTGTGAAAGGATACTTCTTATGCGAAGAAAaagaactttaaaattaatcatatatattatattattataatatatttacggtGATGCCACGTGGGATATAGTGGCAGTGTTGTCAAGCATTGTGCTTACCCTAGGCTTTATAGTAGGGTTGCCATACGTCCCGGTTTGTCTGGGACAGTATCGGTTTTGAGTATGACGTCCCAGTGTCCCGATAATGTGTTTCGGGACAGCATATTGTCCCGGAATGAGActttaattagttataagtgtcttttattagacatttgatgaaaaaaagtaacaagtAAGATCTAAGataattataaagtttatacCAGCTGGTCCCTAGTGATGAATGCAACATGAAACCACTTAACTTActctattattgttgtataatttcTAGTGCAATTAAAGATGGTTCATactacaccgtgtcgtgtaAAATGATCACGGTTACCACAGTTACCAAACGATACCacatagttgaatatattcaacttttgacaGTGTGGTTACATTTATGTGCggaaagttgaatatattcaactaagCGGTAACATTTGGTAACTGTGGTAGCCGGGATTATTTTACATGACTCGGTGTTGTGTGAACCGCCCTTTACTGTGGTAAAATCAACCTGAtggttgtataaaaataaaaaatatacataataagtattaataacgTGTATGCAACTATTTTTTCTAAtagagataatatttttaattgattatatttattattgaaatatgttttacctatataaatcattataaaagactgatataaaaatataatttattatacacaaaatatagtttgattggatttgttataattgtaaattttttatatttattttcaataaaccaTAAgaagtacttaatttatttgtttagttaaaaacaaaaatatttatgtttaaaataatatatcacgtTAGAATTTCTTACTTGTcctatgaatgtattgattttacaatgatgtgttattTGTGTCCCACCACCTTTTGGTATAGTAAAAATTCTTTGATTTTTTACATCATCATCTTTTCAAGTATGAAAGTAAAACtagtaagaatttttttttttttgggagggggataaaaagtaaaaaatacctAGTATCCTATAGCGCTGagaaaaaccaaaaaccaaattaaggaaaacctggaatttttacacaaaaccagtTTTCGACTAAATCAATTTAgttttattggtgtaactcaaaatcTAGTAACCATAGATTtttgttgggttaaaaagcttaaacatttaacacaaggttcctcataatttgttatatcattttaaaaataataaatatatgcacatttttttcttttaagcatttaaagttcaaattttgacaacatttattaaaatctcgAACATTTGcaagttattttgtaattaaaaatgtataaaatgtttgaatttattctaaatttaaaacaaggtttttcataagtagttcatttttgtaaccaaaaaatatttgatggtacttgaaacttttaaagtatatattattttattctatatcacaattaataattacaattttaaaatgcaatttatatGGCAAAAATTCATTAAACCTACTGTATTACGAtaaatgtctaatagtaaaatatattacattaataacaataatatcataaaaataaaatgtacctacttagtagttagtatttagtaatataaGCTCTACTTTTGGTAATTTTGTAACGACACCCCTCGTAATATTTCCATTCTATGCCAGCACTTATAACAGAGTATCTGGGCATATGCCTAAATACGCATCTGCccattttttggtaaattaactcaaataaaagtttaataccAATCttggtattcaatttttttttcaatttatgtaatatttgaaTGGATATTGCATtactttaattgtaatattatatatttttaacttgtaagtaataactaataactgatAACTAACTTTACTAGTACATTTTTATCATctatttctacatttttttttttttttagaaaacttcTGGGCTCTCCTTGAGACTTATTTTTCTTATCCTccgaaaaaaatacatttttggacTGGATCTAAGTAAAAAAGTTCCTTCTTAGTTCTTTACCTAGTATACGTACTACGTAGTCTGTGATCCACTGTATTTCACATAAATTCAAgtgtttattaattgtaattaatacaatGACTTTTTAGTGTATTGCATCAGAAATTCAAGTTGCAAACTTTGTTGGAATCAATGCCGTACTAACTTTCATTGGCGCCCCAGGGCAATTATATTTGGCACTCCTATTAAACATacttatttaaacatttgtcACCCTTTAAAATGTTACAACTTTTGACATCGTAGGGTACTTTGTCTCATTTGCCACCCCCCTTGGCACTGCTCTGGTTAGGATTATACTGGTATAGTGGTATATATCTGGATTCCTGatttaagtaagtacctacataacatcacagaatacaataatattatagtgagtacataattgtacatttattatttgtacatatgAGGAGAACAGTATTCAAATATCTGCTTGGTAACTAGGTAAGTTTGTAAGTGTATAAAATACCATAATGCATAGACGACAGTGTATAaaaatgctattattataaaaataaagtacattTTCTAGTAAAttgttagtatatattattttacggttttaagagcatattttaatatttattagtgtcGTAAGTTCTGGTCCTTAGTTACTCTTAGTTTTCTTTTCCCATAAAATATGCAGCAATAAATTACAgctctaattttatattattaatattattatacattcatgcTCTTTAGATTGTATGTAGCTATCATGAAAATTAGTTCATCATTTTACTACTAGAGcgtgatacataatattacaaaattaaaaattatattttaatttactaggtaggtataattatattgtataacaacaGAAATCTGAGAAGtcatacctacttaatagttaatttgtaCCAATATTTATAACCGGCAAGAGGCGGATTCTTTGTCTGTGTgcatgaaaacatatttttagatttaattaaatgtaaacaatattaagcaatctaaacatttatttattcaattgtaAGACCGTTGGACAAAGAAATAGTCCCCGTAATTCACGcagtaaaatgtacaaaatcAATCTACATAACgtctgtatatatttattattatttattttataatgtttgacACTCTTGCACACTTGCATTGCACTATTAAAATTGTACCATTCTTTCCACAATCTATGGTTAGAAAACctctcagtattttttttatttaagtaggtGGGTAcctaattttggtttttgtaacCTAGGtgcattttaaatgaatataaaggCTAATATCAGCTCTTtcagacatattttattaatcaatgCCTAGAGTATCCTTATCTGGAATACCCAGAGTTGGTACTTAACCCGtttcttgttttatttaatatttttacctcaGGTTAACCTACGTTTAAAGatactttaatatcaatatcaatataaattatagattataacttataacttatattagaTTAGCTTGTTATGCCGACCCGTCGAAGACATTATTTCAATTCATGCGAAAATCTAGTTACAGATTGAATTCACTCACAGCCCATTTGGATTCAATGGCAGACTGGTACGGTAAACGGAGAGTTAAAATTAATCACTTAGCGCATTACACGAAGAAACGGTTACTGTCCAAACgtatgtattatttactattaatagtaggtactcCGATCTCAACTTCTGATATAGTTATACCAATAGGATTCAATCTAGATAAAAGATTAGCCTGGAATATAGGTACGCACATATATCAAAAGGCTATACGAGAGTAAGCGGCTGTCTCTTAAAGCTTTCTTAAGGCGGATTTGATACTGACCCTTTTTTAGGACGTTCAAATGGTTCAATATtggcaattttgaattttctaagAGTGTGAGAGCATGTCAAGTGTGTGAGTGCGAGTGTGCGAGTGAACATTAGTGTATATGTTACTAAACTATGACTGTAGCGTAAaagaaaacatatatttatttatttaattaattaattg contains:
- the LOC132952619 gene encoding transcription initiation factor IIA subunit 1, whose translation is MSLSQSSVMKLYQSVIEDTINSSREFFAEEGIDDQILLELRQSWESKVMASKAVDAPPPQEVAQLPKTVTSTVVKQTKSQYAPTIVNNSVQQLKMVQQQKIQQQQQQQHQQPLQPQQQQQLPQQQQLPQQQQQKQQQQQQQLQLQKQPQQQQLQQQQLQQQQNTLVLPADYANKYVPIQITLPAQTGSQETGSRILSIQVPSSAIQGNMLQSILSGPVITNSMAMATPLATSFLQQHVNSVLAAQSMSSVQTVVQPEFLSDVRTTQQQQQQQQQLQQNNQSFISGNVTGGVKRTIAQIDGANDSSTSDDDDDDDDDIDDDIGDNDDDDDEDDDKDQNSASDAEPLNSGDDVSDIDNGELFETENVIVCQYDKITRSRNKWKLYFKDGIMSLNGYDYVFQKATGDAEW